Sequence from the Panicum virgatum strain AP13 chromosome 5N, P.virgatum_v5, whole genome shotgun sequence genome:
ATCAAATCAATTGAACCACGCTAGCTTATATCCTCATGGACAATAGAACAAACCCTTACCTCTCCTAGGGCTGTTCTGTTGTAAATATTTGAGCTCTTTACCAGCTTGGGGAGCATTACTTTTGGTAGTCAATCTGTATTCAATTTATCTTTAGAAAGTAGCTGAATGAGATCACTATGCCCAAAATAACCTGTAATGTAAACCTGCATAAATGATTGTGCTTCTGCATTGGTTGATTCAAGGTGCTGAATGACAATACCCTAATAAGCACTCTGTAACTTTTATGAAGGTGAACTGAAGAGGATCCTTGTTCAGACTACTGGCGTGGAACCTGAGAGGCAGAGGCTTTTCTTCCGTGGCAAGGAGAAGAGTGACAGTGAGTTCCTGCACGCAGCAGGTGTCAAGGATGGAGCAAAGTTGCTTCTTCTTGAGAAGCCTGCCCCTGCCACCGTGGAGCAGAAGGCTGAGCCAGTGATTATGGATGAGAGCATGATGAAGGCATGTCAGGCCGTTGCACATGTCAGAGCTGAAGTAGATAAGCTCTCTGCTAAGGTGGAGGAACATTCCTTCAGACTTATTTATTGGAGCAATAATGTGTCATGTGCTTTCTGGTGCTGATGCAGTGATGCTGTTTTCTTTAATAGGTGTGTGACTTGGAGAAGAGCGTGCTTGGAGGGAGAAAGGTTGAGGATAAAGAATTTGTTGTCTTGACGGAGCTGCTTATGATGCAGCTGCTGAAACTCGATGGCATCGAAGCTGAAGGAGAAGCAAGGGCACAGAGGAAGGCTGAGGTACACAACTAAACACTTCGTGCTGCTATTTTCATGTGCGCTAACTGTTCGATAAGAATGCGTTACAAGGGTCGAAACGTTTTGATGCATTGCTCTCAAGATAGATTATTACAGTCATGTTGGGACTTGGGAGTTGTATTCATGGCATGACCTGATCTTACAGTCATTTTCTTCCCATAATTTTTTTCTTGGCTAAAGCACAACTCACAATAATATCTTCTTTCATATTCATATAAGATGCGCTAGAGGCTGCGCAATACCAATTGTTCCTGAAGTAATAGATGATTGGCGTTATATAGCTATCCTAAGAATGAGGACTGCATAAAGCCTCCCTGAAGTAATAGATGATTGGCATATATATCTATCCTAAGAATGAGGACTGCATAAAGCCTCAAATGATTAACTTTGGATCTTGTGGTGATCAATGTGATCGGTGAACCTTGAAAG
This genomic interval carries:
- the LOC120674138 gene encoding BAG family molecular chaperone regulator 4-like, with product MMSGRSSAGRDAEGEWEVRPGGMLVQRRDGEAAGPAIRIRVSYGATFREVVVPAQATFGELKRILVQTTGVEPERQRLFFRGKEKSDSEFLHAAGVKDGAKLLLLEKPAPATVEQKAEPVIMDESMMKACQAVAHVRAEVDKLSAKVCDLEKSVLGGRKVEDKEFVVLTELLMMQLLKLDGIEAEGEARAQRKAEVRRVQSLVETLDKLKARNANPFSDHNKAVSVTTQWETFENGMGSLSAPLPRVSSTQVDTDWEQFD